One window of the Zea mays cultivar B73 chromosome 3, Zm-B73-REFERENCE-NAM-5.0, whole genome shotgun sequence genome contains the following:
- the LOC100275802 gene encoding Protein RETICULATA-RELATED 4, chloroplastic, which yields MALPPSSSPSSLSAASAQPTPLHLHLPTKAPGRLPLLPFSRAALPPPLRLRIARTSLSPGTPLPRALLPPPSASADAAASDVGGGGAGFGGHDDDGHNHHGGEGGGDDGGHGDDAGHGDDAPGGGDARGEALFVLAQLGRKLDSLPSDLAAAVDSGRIGADIVRRFTELEANGFFRWLLQFQGFRERLLADELFLTKLGIECGIGLVAKTVAEFQKRGDNFFKEIEVVISDVVMAIVADVMLVYLPAPTIGLQPPLARNAGAIANFFYNCPDNTFQIAMAGRSFSLLQRIGAFVRNGIKLLAVGTTASLIGTSVTNAALKAKRAVDKDLEDEVMEIPVVSTSVAYGVYMSISSNLRYQLLAGVIEQRMLEPLLHNQKLLLSAMCFIVRTGNTFLGSLLWVDYARWIGVQKSHEEA from the exons ATGGCCCTCCCGCCGTCCTCCTCGCCGTCGTCGCTCTCCGCCGCGTCAGCGCAGCCCACGCCCCTGCACCTGCACCTCCCGACCAAGGCGCCCGGCCGCCTCCCGCTGCTCCCCTTCTCGCGCGCCGCCCTCCCGCCGCCGCTGCGCCTCCGCATTGCGCGCACCAGCCTCTCCCCGGGCACGCCCCTCCCGCGCGCGCTCCTGCCACCACCCTCCGCCTCCGCCGACGCCGCAGCCTCcgacgtcggcggcggcggcgccggcttCGGcggccatgacgacgacggccacAACCACCACGGCGGCGAGGGTGGCGGCGACGACGGCGGCCATGGCGACGACGCCGGCCACGGCGATGacgcgcccggcggcggcgacgccCGCGGGGAGGCGCTGTTCGTGCTGGCGCAGCTGGGCCGCAAGCTCGACAGCCTGCCGTCCGatctcgccgccgccgtcgacaGCGGCCGCATCGGGGCCGACATCGTGCGCCGCTTCACCGAACTCGAGGCCAACGGCTTCTTCCGATGGCTCCTCCAGTTCCAGGGCTTCAGGGAGAGGCTCCTCGCCGACGAGCTCTTCCTCACCAAGCTCGGCATAGAGTGCGGCATCGGTCTCGTCGCCAAG ACCGTGGCTGAGTTCCAGAAGAGAGGGGACAATTTCTTCAAAGAGATTGAAGTTGTCATATCTGATGTG GTCATGGCGATTGTTGCGGACGTCATGCTTGTCTATCTTCCTGCTCCAACTATTGGTTTACAGCCGCCACTGGCAAGAAACGCTGGAGCTATTGCCAACTTTTTCTATAACTGCCCTGATAATactttccaa ATTGCTATGGCTGGAAGGTCATTCTCACTTCTGCAGAGGATTGGAGCTTTTGTG AGGAATGGTATAAAGCTTTTGGCAGTGGGAACTACTGCTTCTTTG ATTGGCACTAGTGTCACGAATGCAGCGCTCAAAGCAAAGAGGGCTGTTGATAAGGACCTTGAGGACGAAGTCATGGAAATTCCAGTCGTCTCAACTAGTGTTGCCTATGGTGTATACATGTCCATTTCTAGTAACCTCAG GTATCAGCTTCTGGCTGGTGTGATCGAGCAGAGGATGCTGGAGCCGTTGCTGCATAACCAGAAGCTACTGCTGAGTGCAATGTGCTTCATCGTTCGTACGGGCAACACATTCCTTGGCTCTTTGCT GTGGGTTGACTATGCCAGATGGATAGGCGTCCAGAAGTCTCACGAAGAGGCCTAA